The Faecalibacter sp. LW9 genome has a segment encoding these proteins:
- a CDS encoding T9SS type B sorting domain-containing protein → MTTAKAQLETINWYFGQYMGLRFEGDQAIPVEGGQLYTGEGCASISDQQGNLQFYTDGTTVYTREHQVMVNGTRLKGNSSSTQSAIVVPYPSQPKKYIIFTVGADDRATPTYTTNEGLNYYVVDMNLNQGMGEVIHPTNNNLLPLVSEKIAAVRHRNLKDFWVVTHFEDRFYSYLVTADGVQHQPILSIIGPQIDKRTYPVNARGYLKISPNGRTLAIAHLTNLNYDSIPFGQMTPSDDYYPTNGPYANAYPGYLGLYRFDNSNGRVTDETVLDTSGSPYGIEFSSNNENLYANVDYHTLINNVGEWSHGELMVYKNLLNNPSYTGGADPIKATKRVLNRYSVLDTPSALFTARGALQLAINKKIYYSRDYKDYLSHIANADDYSNPMFEERGVVFPYYTYNVNTRYGLPPFFSSGIFRIDCVPLGGLSTLCLGNGVQFSFYEEIGMTVQSYAWDFGDGSTSTEASPIHYYTAPGLYEIKLIVQTIEFGELEVYFVAVVNPLPVLQSATLEACDADLDGSLLFDLDSAQEQINAEEQYTYTYHLTEEEALENINPLPSLYESTVNNEIIYVRAVTETGCTGITTITLNHAQTTYHSLEPIVICIAYDQAQVLQLSNYNERIEALLGTSSVLHIQYFESIDDLEANRNSITTIRILNETKKVYAKVKLFGSLCDDVVELTFQPSEVPLFTIEDIEKCIGDRVEVSRPVHEGYTYQWIGLTGEDTNQELDHASVILQNPGRYTLVVTNENGCRRAIDFTVTDYPPVLITEVKVNDNRQIIITAEGEDLMYSINGENWQHENVFVNLSEGIYTIYVRSGKGCITIHYNVVIFKWVNFLSPNTDSYNDVWRLKGLERYTDVHVQIFNRFGKLLVDKVMSNENEVWDGKYQLKIQPSDSYWYVIKIPGHTTFTGSVLLKNKK, encoded by the coding sequence ATGACTACTGCAAAAGCCCAATTGGAAACCATTAATTGGTACTTTGGACAATATATGGGATTACGATTCGAGGGAGATCAAGCCATACCTGTTGAAGGAGGACAGTTATATACAGGAGAAGGTTGTGCATCCATTTCAGATCAACAAGGAAATCTCCAGTTTTATACAGATGGTACGACCGTGTATACGCGCGAGCATCAAGTCATGGTCAATGGAACTCGTTTGAAAGGGAATTCTTCAAGTACGCAATCGGCTATTGTTGTACCCTATCCTTCGCAGCCTAAGAAATATATTATTTTTACGGTAGGAGCAGATGATCGCGCTACACCGACATATACCACAAACGAAGGGTTAAATTATTATGTGGTAGACATGAATCTAAATCAAGGGATGGGAGAAGTTATTCACCCCACGAATAATAATTTATTACCCCTTGTATCAGAAAAAATTGCAGCTGTTCGGCATCGAAACTTAAAAGACTTTTGGGTGGTTACCCATTTTGAGGATAGATTCTACAGTTATTTGGTGACGGCTGATGGAGTACAGCATCAACCCATACTTTCAATCATTGGACCCCAGATTGATAAAAGAACCTATCCAGTGAATGCACGGGGCTATTTAAAAATCTCACCAAATGGGCGTACGTTAGCCATAGCACATTTAACCAATTTGAATTATGATAGCATCCCCTTTGGTCAAATGACACCTTCAGATGATTATTATCCGACCAATGGTCCCTATGCCAATGCTTATCCTGGATATTTAGGATTGTATCGATTTGATAATTCCAATGGGCGAGTTACCGATGAAACGGTATTGGACACATCAGGTTCGCCTTACGGAATCGAATTTTCAAGCAACAACGAAAATTTATATGCCAATGTGGATTATCATACCCTAATCAATAATGTAGGAGAATGGTCGCATGGGGAGTTGATGGTATATAAAAACCTTTTAAATAATCCTTCATATACGGGTGGTGCTGATCCGATTAAAGCAACCAAACGTGTGTTAAATCGTTATTCTGTATTGGACACGCCGAGCGCTCTGTTTACAGCACGTGGAGCATTACAATTGGCGATAAACAAGAAAATTTATTACAGTAGAGATTATAAGGATTATTTGTCGCATATCGCGAATGCAGATGACTATAGCAATCCAATGTTTGAAGAGAGAGGAGTGGTTTTTCCTTACTATACGTACAATGTAAATACCCGTTATGGACTGCCTCCTTTTTTTAGTTCAGGTATTTTCCGTATCGATTGTGTTCCTTTGGGTGGTTTATCAACCTTGTGTTTAGGCAATGGAGTGCAATTTTCATTTTACGAAGAAATAGGCATGACGGTACAATCGTATGCTTGGGATTTTGGTGATGGAAGTACTTCAACGGAAGCATCGCCTATTCATTATTACACAGCACCAGGATTGTATGAAATAAAATTAATTGTACAAACCATAGAATTTGGCGAACTAGAAGTGTATTTTGTGGCTGTTGTTAATCCATTACCTGTTTTACAATCGGCAACACTAGAAGCATGTGATGCCGATTTGGATGGAAGTCTATTATTTGATTTGGATAGCGCTCAAGAACAAATCAATGCAGAAGAACAATATACCTACACCTATCATTTAACAGAAGAAGAGGCTTTAGAAAATATAAATCCTTTACCGTCTTTGTATGAATCTACCGTGAACAATGAGATTATTTATGTTCGTGCAGTAACAGAAACAGGTTGTACGGGGATAACGACTATTACATTAAACCATGCGCAAACAACTTATCATAGTTTAGAACCGATTGTGATTTGTATTGCGTATGATCAAGCACAAGTCTTACAATTATCAAATTACAATGAACGCATTGAAGCGTTATTAGGAACATCATCTGTATTGCATATTCAATATTTTGAATCAATTGACGATCTTGAAGCGAATAGAAATTCTATTACAACCATTCGAATATTAAATGAAACGAAAAAAGTGTATGCAAAAGTTAAACTATTTGGAAGTTTATGTGATGATGTGGTGGAATTGACTTTTCAACCTTCAGAAGTGCCTTTGTTTACGATTGAAGATATTGAAAAATGTATTGGAGATCGTGTTGAAGTGTCGAGGCCTGTACACGAAGGATATACTTACCAATGGATTGGACTAACCGGTGAAGATACCAATCAAGAGCTTGACCACGCTTCGGTAATCCTTCAAAATCCAGGACGCTATACATTAGTGGTAACGAACGAAAACGGTTGTCGAAGAGCTATTGATTTTACGGTTACTGATTATCCTCCCGTTCTCATTACGGAAGTTAAAGTAAATGATAACCGTCAGATTATTATCACAGCAGAAGGTGAAGATTTAATGTATAGTATCAATGGTGAAAATTGGCAACACGAAAACGTTTTCGTAAATCTTTCGGAAGGTATTTATACTATATATGTACGAAGTGGAAAAGGATGTATTACAATACACTATAATGTAGTTATTTTTAAATGGGTGAATTTCCTTTCACCTAATACGGATTCTTATAATGATGTATGGAGATTAAAGGGATTGGAGCGATATACAGATGTACATGTACAGATTTTTAATCGTTTCGGAAAACTGCTTGTTGATAAAGTAATGTCCAACGAAAATGAAGTCTGGGATGGGAAATATCAGCTTAAAATTCAGCCTTCCGATTCCTATTGGTATGTGATTAAAATTCCAGGTCATACCACATTTACAGGAAGTGTTTTATTAAAAAATAAAAAATAA
- a CDS encoding T9SS type A sorting domain-containing protein — MKRNFLLLFSISTFISAQEYKSPKFEDIIWEKSIGGENEEYLFDAIPTSDYGFLLLGSSTSNATGDIAKPNKGGLDYFIWKMDENGNQEWQNTFGGSEDDILTSATITKEGGYILGGYSFSGKSGDKTQENEGNSDYWIIKLNPKGEIQWQKTIGGLGNEYLNKIFQTSDGGFLVAGTSDSPKSSLKTVSANESLDYWIIKLDANGKILWENSFGGKGLEEVISAAELNNNYYIVGNSNSETDLIHDKIKYWQVTKLNDKGEIIDQYNHYEEKEQQLDNIYVDQNSNEIILVGTQIKDEQREIFVSSINQDLLLNEKFKQKIETATIIKDISLLDSTTFLISGNNVKYQNKNGNINAVSSFKSEIYNKNGDAIWSKTITGGNYDFLSKAITTRDGSLVLIGNSDSNQSGNKSSSTNGGQDFLIVKLGDKTTTSSRQFIEAYPNPTADFTNILINKDFENATIEVFNISGQFIKSQKVKYHTTPIHLGELPSGVYIINVKYDGHSESIKVIKK; from the coding sequence ATGAAAAGAAACTTTTTACTTCTTTTCTCCATCTCTACTTTTATATCCGCTCAGGAATATAAGTCACCCAAATTTGAAGATATTATTTGGGAAAAAAGTATAGGCGGAGAAAATGAAGAATATCTTTTTGATGCAATCCCAACGTCAGATTATGGTTTTCTTCTTTTAGGTAGTTCTACATCAAACGCAACAGGTGACATTGCTAAACCAAATAAAGGGGGATTAGATTACTTTATTTGGAAAATGGATGAAAATGGCAACCAAGAATGGCAAAATACATTCGGTGGTTCTGAAGATGATATTTTAACTTCTGCAACAATTACTAAAGAAGGTGGTTACATTCTTGGAGGTTACAGTTTTTCTGGAAAGTCGGGCGATAAAACACAAGAAAATGAAGGGAATTCAGATTATTGGATTATTAAATTAAATCCAAAAGGTGAAATTCAATGGCAAAAAACAATTGGAGGCTTAGGTAATGAATACCTAAATAAAATATTCCAAACTTCAGATGGTGGATTTTTAGTTGCTGGTACTTCTGATTCTCCAAAATCATCATTAAAAACTGTAAGCGCAAATGAATCTTTAGACTACTGGATAATTAAACTTGATGCTAATGGGAAAATTCTTTGGGAAAATTCTTTTGGCGGTAAAGGTTTAGAAGAAGTAATAAGCGCTGCGGAACTAAACAATAATTATTATATCGTTGGTAATTCAAATTCTGAAACGGATTTAATTCATGATAAAATTAAATATTGGCAGGTTACGAAACTAAACGATAAAGGTGAAATAATCGATCAGTATAATCATTATGAAGAGAAAGAACAACAACTAGATAACATTTATGTTGATCAAAATTCAAATGAAATAATTCTAGTAGGTACTCAAATCAAAGATGAACAAAGAGAAATATTTGTTTCTTCAATTAATCAAGATTTGTTGTTAAATGAAAAATTTAAACAAAAAATAGAAACTGCAACTATTATAAAAGATATTTCATTATTGGATTCTACAACCTTCTTAATCAGTGGAAACAATGTAAAATACCAAAATAAAAATGGTAACATTAATGCTGTTAGTAGTTTCAAATCTGAAATTTACAATAAAAACGGAGACGCTATTTGGTCTAAAACAATTACAGGTGGGAACTATGATTTTCTATCAAAAGCAATCACTACACGCGATGGATCATTAGTATTAATTGGAAATTCTGACTCCAATCAAAGTGGTAATAAATCTTCTTCAACAAATGGAGGGCAAGACTTCTTGATTGTCAAATTAGGTGACAAAACAACAACTTCATCGCGTCAATTTATAGAAGCTTATCCTAATCCTACTGCTGATTTTACAAATATTTTGATTAATAAAGACTTTGAGAACGCTACAATTGAAGTTTTCAATATAAGTGGTCAATTTATAAAATCTCAAAAAGTTAAATACCATACCACTCCAATTCATTTAGGTGAATTACCATCCGGAGTTTACATAATAAATGTAAAATATGATGGTCACTCAGAATCTATTAAAGTTATTAAAAAGTAA
- a CDS encoding glyceraldehyde-3-phosphate dehydrogenase, which translates to MSNTSYEQQLALQTEKNKKVVEFIKIVSDLWYDQSIELVIFRNQIVDRNVSDIINLHQYAEEFVGKPITIHDTLAIAKAISGAQLPASRLDIGKLASEYITEKDAFDSVEAFVQSKLEDSKNHKTIAPKDVVLYGFGRIGRLLARELASQAGKGGQLRLRAVVTRDKVDAVLLEKRASLLRLDSVHGDFNGTVEADIENNALIVNGVPVTMISAAQPEDIDYTAYGINDALIIDNTGVFKDEAALSRHLTAKGASQVLLTAPGKGVPNIVYGVNHEDYNPEEVKIFSAASCTTNAITPILKVVEDHLGVVKGHLETIHAYTNDQNLVDNMHKKYRRGRAAALNMVITETGAGSAVAKALPVLAGKLTSNAIRVPVPNGSLVVLNLEVGKETSVEGLNQIMKNAALEGKLVEQIKYSLNNELVSSDIVGTSAPSIFDSNATIVSADGKNVVMYVWYDNEYGYSHQVMRLAKYIAQVRRYTYY; encoded by the coding sequence ATGAGTAATACTTCTTATGAGCAGCAACTTGCTTTACAAACGGAGAAGAATAAAAAAGTTGTTGAATTCATTAAAATCGTTTCTGATTTATGGTATGATCAATCAATTGAATTAGTTATTTTCCGTAACCAAATTGTTGATCGTAACGTCAGTGATATTATCAACTTACATCAATATGCTGAAGAGTTCGTAGGAAAACCAATTACAATTCATGATACATTAGCTATTGCGAAAGCCATCTCAGGTGCGCAGTTACCAGCATCACGTTTAGATATCGGTAAATTAGCATCAGAATATATTACAGAAAAAGACGCTTTCGATTCTGTTGAGGCATTTGTTCAATCTAAATTAGAAGATAGCAAAAATCATAAAACGATAGCACCAAAAGATGTTGTATTATACGGATTTGGTCGTATTGGACGTTTATTGGCAAGAGAATTAGCTTCTCAAGCAGGTAAAGGTGGGCAATTACGTTTACGTGCAGTCGTTACACGTGATAAAGTGGATGCTGTCTTATTAGAAAAACGAGCTTCATTATTACGTTTAGATTCTGTACACGGTGATTTCAATGGAACGGTAGAAGCCGATATTGAAAACAATGCGTTAATCGTTAATGGTGTTCCTGTTACAATGATTTCTGCAGCTCAACCAGAAGATATTGATTATACAGCGTACGGAATCAATGATGCTTTAATTATTGATAATACAGGTGTATTTAAAGATGAAGCCGCTTTATCGCGTCATTTAACAGCGAAAGGTGCCTCTCAAGTGTTATTAACAGCTCCTGGTAAAGGAGTTCCAAATATTGTTTACGGAGTTAATCACGAAGATTATAATCCGGAAGAAGTGAAGATTTTCTCTGCCGCTTCTTGTACAACTAATGCGATTACTCCAATTTTAAAAGTAGTTGAAGATCATTTGGGTGTAGTGAAAGGGCATTTAGAAACCATTCATGCATATACGAATGACCAAAATTTAGTGGATAACATGCACAAAAAATACCGTCGTGGTCGTGCTGCCGCTTTAAATATGGTTATTACAGAAACAGGAGCAGGAAGTGCAGTGGCAAAAGCTTTACCAGTATTGGCTGGTAAATTAACGTCGAATGCGATTCGTGTACCAGTTCCAAATGGATCTTTAGTGGTGTTAAACTTAGAAGTTGGAAAAGAAACTTCAGTAGAAGGTTTAAATCAAATCATGAAAAATGCTGCGTTAGAAGGTAAATTAGTGGAACAAATTAAATATTCGTTGAATAACGAATTGGTTTCTTCGGATATCGTTGGAACTTCAGCACCATCTATTTTTGATAGTAATGCGACAATTGTTTCAGCAGATGGTAAAAACGTGGTGATGTATGTATGGTATGATAATGAATACGGATACAGCCACCAAGTTATGCGTCTAGCGAAATATATTGCACAAGTTAGAAGATATACATACTATTAA
- a CDS encoding fibronectin type III domain-containing protein has protein sequence MERFVRILLLLTTPFLLAQGIERFNTTDLTENFKDGSFESETSGTTVVYYHCRNAGDYPISGEGIMLRRNDADPSPSAVEFHIPNGVGEFTFQYRKAFTGGNNRILTVTVNQEEVFLSPIFGNTSGEDSTIYTQTIPVFKEGNVVIRIAFPTSIANGNRHVTIDNVVWTSVLHAPIALSPSYVSVDHFIPNWEYDHAYDSIEINVFDYKNRIITQTESFEHGLDTTGYEALWEADLIGGRWILDNVLRTTQRYSGNYGAQLQADQGQLTSPVFFKPKSISFYAKKGTNDTSVTLRVMVNDEIIDLINFPITNDQFQLFTYAIPNPPDEAQFIFENGSRVLYLDDLTIVSEGVVKEMLPLSPYSMTSMSTSFPILDLEPNTTYFYTVRAEKEGLSSALSNEIELKTKDGVVWDGNEWLYGEPLINKVAILRGREVG, from the coding sequence ATGGAAAGATTTGTACGAATTTTACTTCTATTAACAACTCCATTCCTTCTCGCTCAAGGAATCGAGCGTTTTAATACCACAGACTTAACTGAAAATTTTAAAGATGGAAGTTTTGAAAGTGAAACTTCAGGAACAACAGTGGTCTATTATCATTGCCGAAATGCTGGTGATTATCCGATTTCAGGTGAAGGAATTATGTTACGGCGAAATGATGCTGACCCAAGTCCGAGCGCGGTTGAATTTCATATTCCGAATGGTGTAGGTGAATTTACATTTCAATACCGAAAAGCATTTACAGGAGGCAATAATCGAATATTAACCGTCACTGTCAATCAAGAAGAAGTTTTTTTGTCGCCCATTTTTGGGAATACAAGTGGAGAAGATTCAACCATTTATACGCAAACCATTCCGGTGTTTAAGGAAGGTAATGTGGTTATTCGAATTGCTTTTCCGACCTCAATTGCCAACGGAAATCGCCATGTAACCATTGATAATGTTGTATGGACTTCGGTTTTACACGCTCCAATTGCTTTGTCTCCTTCTTATGTAAGTGTCGATCATTTTATCCCAAATTGGGAGTATGATCATGCGTATGATTCTATTGAAATCAATGTTTTTGATTATAAAAATAGAATCATTACTCAAACCGAAAGTTTTGAGCATGGTTTAGATACAACAGGATATGAAGCATTATGGGAAGCTGATTTGATTGGTGGCCGATGGATTTTAGATAATGTATTGCGAACAACACAACGTTATTCAGGTAATTATGGGGCGCAATTACAAGCTGATCAAGGTCAATTGACTTCTCCTGTATTTTTTAAGCCAAAATCGATTTCCTTTTATGCGAAAAAAGGGACAAATGATACAAGTGTTACGCTTCGAGTGATGGTCAATGATGAGATAATTGATCTAATAAACTTTCCGATAACAAATGATCAATTTCAATTATTTACTTATGCTATTCCGAATCCTCCTGATGAAGCACAATTTATCTTTGAGAATGGTTCGAGAGTTTTGTATTTGGATGATTTAACCATTGTTTCGGAAGGAGTAGTCAAAGAAATGCTTCCCTTATCTCCGTATTCTATGACCAGTATGAGCACTTCTTTTCCGATCCTAGATTTAGAACCAAACACGACCTATTTTTATACTGTTCGAGCAGAAAAAGAGGGACTTTCTTCGGCATTGTCTAATGAAATTGAATTGAAAACAAAGGATGGTGTCGTATGGGATGGGAATGAATGGTTGTATGGTGAACCATTGATCAATAAAGTTGCGATTTTAAGAGGGAGGGAAGTCGGTTAA